From a region of the Carbonactinospora thermoautotrophica genome:
- a CDS encoding exodeoxyribonuclease VII small subunit codes for MIGVSTENSPPLGYEQARDELIEVVRRLEAGGITLEESLALWERGEELARVCQLWLDGARARLDAAMRQEEAATADLVEDEDED; via the coding sequence GTGATCGGTGTGAGCACCGAGAACTCCCCGCCGTTGGGTTATGAGCAGGCCCGGGACGAGCTGATCGAGGTGGTACGCCGCCTGGAGGCCGGCGGCATCACGCTCGAGGAGTCCCTGGCGTTGTGGGAGCGCGGCGAGGAACTGGCGCGCGTCTGCCAGCTGTGGCTGGACGGGGCTCGCGCGCGGCTGGACGCGGCGATGCGCCAGGAGGAGGCCGCGACCGCCGACCTGGTCGAGGACGAGGACGAGGATTGA
- a CDS encoding YwqJ-related putative deaminase translates to MITREEAQQFAEQWVAQGAPPGAAPRAAVYEFDLGYVVWPQDPPGAPPLVGAGRGVIDKETGELSVFPSVPVEMVVEQYRQRRAQNPPPPRTFDPAAELRRDLRRKAAPATVAHLTIGGRLLRVRSKKGDGELNHHPLVREFLEALPVEYRERGYDRCAEAAALSDALHEEDARRRAAGLPPITLEEARTAFFRGANVVTYRVREPGDPVGGQDGPPCLSCLLLLRYFGFQLPQEG, encoded by the coding sequence GTGATCACGCGGGAGGAAGCGCAACAGTTCGCCGAGCAGTGGGTGGCGCAGGGCGCGCCGCCGGGAGCCGCCCCGCGGGCCGCGGTGTACGAGTTCGACCTCGGGTACGTGGTGTGGCCGCAGGACCCGCCCGGGGCGCCGCCGCTGGTCGGGGCCGGGCGCGGCGTCATCGACAAGGAGACCGGCGAGCTGTCAGTGTTCCCGTCCGTCCCGGTCGAGATGGTGGTCGAACAGTACCGGCAGCGGCGCGCCCAGAACCCGCCACCTCCCCGCACCTTCGACCCGGCGGCCGAGCTACGCCGCGACCTGCGCCGGAAGGCCGCCCCGGCGACCGTCGCGCACCTGACCATCGGCGGGCGGCTGCTGCGCGTGCGCAGCAAGAAGGGCGACGGTGAGCTGAACCACCACCCGCTGGTGCGGGAGTTCCTGGAGGCGTTGCCGGTGGAGTACCGGGAGCGCGGGTACGACCGCTGCGCCGAGGCCGCGGCGCTGTCCGATGCCCTGCACGAGGAGGACGCCCGCCGTCGGGCCGCCGGCCTGCCGCCGATCACCCTGGAGGAGGCGCGCACCGCCTTCTTCCGCGGTGCGAACGTCGTCACGTATCGGGTGCGGGAGCCCGGGGACCCGGTCGGTGGCCAGGACGGCCCGCCCTGCCTCTCCTGCCTGCTGCTGCTGCGGTACTTCGGGTTCCAGCTCCCGCAGGAAGGCTGA
- a CDS encoding ABC transporter ATP-binding protein: protein MTAVDGLDLDIPPGICQGLLGPNGAGKSTTMRMITGQTIADAGSIHVLGYEIPRESKHARALMGVVPQRDNLDEELTVRQVLEVYAHLYRVPAHRRHAAIERALQIGQLTERADSRVDKLSGGMRRRLLVARGLIHQPRFMLLDEPTVGLDPQIRQELWTLIDGLRASGVTVLMSTHYIEEAERLCDDVAIMLHGRLVTRGAPAELLDKYAGREAVEYYGPPPRLAEVEQRAQAAGLPTRRSGPAVSVLRAEDMPASLAAALGDGVRRASNLEDVFVALTGETVE from the coding sequence GTGACAGCGGTCGACGGCCTGGACCTGGACATCCCGCCCGGGATATGCCAGGGCCTGCTCGGCCCGAACGGCGCCGGCAAGTCGACCACCATGCGCATGATCACCGGCCAGACGATCGCGGACGCCGGGTCGATCCACGTGCTCGGGTACGAGATCCCGCGCGAGTCCAAGCACGCCCGCGCGCTCATGGGGGTGGTGCCCCAGCGGGACAACCTCGACGAGGAGCTGACGGTCCGGCAGGTGCTCGAGGTGTACGCACACCTGTACCGGGTGCCGGCTCACCGGCGGCACGCCGCGATCGAGCGCGCCCTGCAGATCGGCCAGCTCACCGAGCGCGCGGACTCCCGGGTCGACAAGCTGTCCGGCGGCATGCGCCGACGCCTGCTGGTCGCGCGCGGCCTGATCCACCAACCCCGCTTCATGCTCCTCGACGAGCCCACGGTCGGCCTCGATCCCCAGATCCGCCAGGAGTTGTGGACGCTCATCGACGGGCTGCGCGCTTCCGGTGTCACCGTGCTCATGTCCACGCACTACATCGAGGAGGCCGAGCGGCTCTGCGACGACGTCGCGATCATGTTGCACGGCCGGCTGGTGACCCGGGGCGCGCCGGCCGAGCTGCTGGACAAGTACGCGGGACGCGAGGCCGTCGAGTACTACGGGCCGCCGCCCAGGCTCGCCGAGGTCGAGCAGCGGGCTCAGGCGGCCGGCCTGCCCACCCGCCGCAGCGGCCCGGCCGTGTCGGTGCTGCGCGCCGAGGACATGCCGGCCTCGCTCGCCGCGGCGCTGGGCGACGGGGTACGCCGCGCCAGCAACCTCGAGGATGTGTTCGTCGCGCTGACCGGGGAGACCGTCGAATGA
- a CDS encoding 4-hydroxy-3-methylbut-2-enyl diphosphate reductase has translation MGHMSATARRILLAAPRGYCAGVDRAVQTVEKALELYGPPIYVRKQIVHNKHVVETLEKRGAIFVEENDEVPEGAIVIFSAHGVAPTVHEEARRRSLRTIDATCPLVTKVHNEAKRFAREDYDILLIGHEGHEEVIGTTGEAPEHIQLVDGPDDVENVQVRDPAKVAWLSQTTLSVDETNATVAKLRERFPLLVDPPSDDICYATQNRQTAVKQIAKEAQLVIVVGSTNSSNSKRLVEVALEAGADAAYLVDKAEEIDEAWLEGVTTVGLTSGASVPEVLVRGVLEWLAERGFTEVEEVRSAEESLMFALPPELRRDLRVASAR, from the coding sequence ATGGGCCACATGTCCGCTACCGCTCGCCGTATCCTGCTCGCCGCGCCCCGGGGTTACTGCGCCGGCGTGGATCGGGCCGTCCAGACCGTGGAGAAAGCCCTGGAGCTCTACGGGCCGCCGATCTACGTGCGCAAGCAGATCGTCCACAACAAGCACGTGGTCGAGACGCTGGAGAAGCGCGGCGCGATCTTCGTCGAGGAGAACGACGAGGTGCCCGAGGGCGCGATCGTGATCTTCTCCGCCCACGGGGTGGCGCCGACCGTGCACGAGGAGGCGCGCCGGCGGAGCCTGCGGACCATCGACGCGACCTGCCCGTTGGTCACCAAGGTCCACAACGAGGCGAAGCGGTTCGCGCGTGAGGACTACGACATCCTCCTCATCGGGCACGAGGGCCACGAGGAGGTCATCGGCACGACCGGCGAGGCGCCGGAGCACATCCAGCTCGTGGACGGCCCGGACGACGTCGAGAACGTCCAGGTGCGCGATCCGGCCAAGGTGGCGTGGCTGTCGCAGACCACGCTGTCGGTCGACGAGACCAACGCGACCGTGGCGAAGCTGCGCGAGCGGTTCCCGCTGCTGGTCGACCCGCCGAGCGACGACATCTGCTACGCGACCCAGAACCGCCAGACCGCGGTCAAGCAGATCGCCAAGGAGGCGCAGCTCGTGATCGTGGTCGGCTCGACCAACTCCTCGAACTCCAAGCGCCTGGTCGAGGTGGCGCTGGAGGCCGGCGCGGACGCGGCGTACCTGGTCGACAAGGCCGAGGAGATCGACGAGGCCTGGCTGGAGGGCGTGACCACCGTGGGCCTCACCAGCGGCGCCTCGGTGCCCGAGGTGTTGGTCCGCGGCGTGCTGGAGTGGTTGGCCGAGCGCGGGTTCACCGAGGTCGAGGAGGTCCGCTCGGCGGAGGAGAGCCTGATGTTCGCGCTGCCGCCGGAGCTGCGTCGCGACCTGCGCGTCGCCAGCGCCCGGTAA
- the glpX gene encoding class II fructose-bisphosphatase, which translates to MSETPTINVPPALGVKPEAPDRNLALELVRVTEAAAMAAGRWVGRGDKDGADRAAVNAMRQLINSVSMNGVVVIGEGEKDQAPMLYNGELVGDGNGPECDVAVDPIDGTTLTAKGMNNAISVLAVAERGTMYDPSAVFYMEKLATGPEAADVVDITAPVGENVRRVARAKGCAPDDVTVVILDRPRHERIVQEVRQTGARIKFISDGDVAGAIMAARPNTGVDLMLGIGGTPEGIIAACALKCLGGVLQGRLWPRDEEERQKALDAGHDLDAVLTTDDLVRSDNVFFVATGVTDGELLHGVRYRAGGAVTDSLVMRSKSGTIRHIQSEHQLTKLRAYSSIDFERAR; encoded by the coding sequence ATGAGCGAGACACCCACGATCAACGTCCCGCCCGCGCTGGGCGTGAAGCCGGAAGCACCGGACCGTAACCTCGCGTTGGAGCTCGTCCGTGTGACCGAGGCCGCCGCGATGGCCGCGGGTCGGTGGGTGGGCCGGGGGGACAAGGACGGTGCGGACCGCGCGGCGGTGAACGCGATGCGCCAGCTGATCAACTCGGTGTCGATGAACGGCGTGGTGGTGATCGGCGAAGGCGAGAAGGACCAGGCCCCCATGCTCTACAACGGGGAGCTGGTCGGTGACGGCAACGGGCCGGAGTGCGACGTGGCGGTGGACCCGATCGACGGGACCACGCTGACCGCGAAAGGCATGAACAACGCGATCTCGGTGCTCGCGGTCGCGGAACGGGGGACCATGTACGACCCGTCCGCCGTGTTCTACATGGAGAAGCTGGCCACCGGTCCGGAGGCCGCGGACGTGGTGGACATCACCGCGCCGGTCGGGGAGAACGTCCGCCGGGTCGCGCGGGCCAAGGGCTGCGCGCCGGACGATGTCACGGTGGTGATCCTGGACCGGCCCCGGCACGAGCGGATCGTCCAGGAGGTCCGGCAGACCGGGGCGCGGATCAAGTTCATCAGTGACGGGGATGTGGCTGGGGCGATCATGGCGGCCCGGCCCAACACCGGGGTCGACTTGATGCTGGGGATCGGTGGCACGCCGGAGGGCATCATCGCCGCGTGTGCGCTCAAGTGCCTGGGTGGGGTGCTGCAGGGCAGGCTGTGGCCGCGGGATGAGGAGGAGCGGCAGAAGGCGCTGGATGCCGGCCATGACCTGGACGCCGTGCTGACCACCGACGATCTGGTCCGGAGCGACAACGTGTTCTTCGTCGCCACCGGGGTGACCGACGGGGAGTTGTTGCACGGGGTGCGTTACCGGGCGGGTGGCGCGGTGACGGACTCGCTGGTGATGCGGTCCAAGAGCGGCACGATCCGGCACATCCAAAGCGAGCATCAGCTGACCAAGCTGCGCGCGTACAGCTCGATCGACTTCGAGCGGGCACGCTGA
- a CDS encoding DUF4245 domain-containing protein, translating into MTGRRWFRNSMLSLAVLGVFLFTFLFTAPQRNFGAARQADYESVLREARATAPYHVFAPRNLPPTWKITSVRYDRQANGDVLWHLGLRTPRGHEVGIEQSDGSRAEFIRQITMRGDRVSRTVLNGAIWQLRQRKMRMRDVRSLVRIQDDCTVVVTGGVPDFTELLFLARSLR; encoded by the coding sequence GTGACAGGCAGGCGGTGGTTCCGGAATTCGATGCTGTCGCTGGCCGTGCTCGGCGTCTTCCTCTTCACCTTCCTGTTCACCGCGCCGCAGCGGAACTTCGGCGCCGCCCGGCAGGCCGACTACGAGTCGGTCCTGCGCGAGGCACGCGCGACCGCGCCGTACCACGTCTTCGCGCCACGGAACCTGCCGCCCACCTGGAAGATCACCTCCGTCCGGTACGACCGGCAGGCCAACGGCGACGTGCTCTGGCATCTGGGGCTGCGGACCCCGCGCGGCCACGAGGTGGGCATCGAGCAGAGCGACGGCAGCCGGGCGGAGTTCATCCGCCAGATCACCATGCGCGGCGACCGGGTCAGCCGCACCGTGCTCAACGGCGCGATCTGGCAGCTGCGGCAGCGCAAGATGAGGATGCGCGACGTGCGCAGCCTGGTGCGGATCCAGGACGACTGCACCGTGGTGGTCACCGGCGGGGTGCCCGACTTCACCGAGCTGCTGTTCCTGGCCAGGTCCCTGCGTTAG
- the xseA gene encoding exodeoxyribonuclease VII large subunit produces MAVRTTAEEPLPVRRVAQLIGQWIARLGWVWVEGQVTQISRRPGTSIVFLTLRDPAAEISLQVTCSRQVYDAVRPPLTDGARVVVHAKPDFYLARGQLSLNAAEIRPVGVGELLARLEHLKRVLAAEGLFAPERKKRLPFLPRLIGLVCGRGSAAERDVLENARRRWPAVRFRVMPVAVQGVHAVPQVIQAVQELDRDPDVDVIIIARGGGSVEDLLPFSDESLVRTVARCVTPVVSAIGHEQDSPILDLVADLRASTPTDAAKKVVPDVREEGMRIEQLRQRAYRCVLHLLDREQSGLDMLRHRPVLAHPHREMIARREAEIEDLRMRLRRCLSHRLDQAYTDLEHARARVLALSPAATLRRGYAIVQRVDGLVVRSAEDVALGEEIQVRLAAGRLTAEVTKQEPASDPGAAAVSTERRR; encoded by the coding sequence ATGGCGGTACGGACCACGGCGGAGGAGCCCCTGCCGGTCAGGCGGGTGGCCCAGCTCATCGGGCAGTGGATCGCGCGCCTCGGCTGGGTGTGGGTCGAAGGGCAGGTGACCCAGATCTCCCGCCGGCCAGGCACGTCGATCGTGTTCCTCACCCTGCGGGACCCGGCGGCGGAGATCTCGCTGCAGGTGACCTGCTCGCGCCAGGTGTACGACGCGGTACGGCCCCCGCTCACCGACGGGGCGCGCGTCGTGGTCCACGCCAAGCCCGACTTCTATCTCGCGCGCGGGCAGCTGTCGCTGAACGCGGCCGAGATCCGCCCGGTGGGCGTCGGCGAGCTGCTGGCCCGCCTGGAGCACCTCAAGCGGGTGCTGGCCGCCGAGGGCCTGTTCGCTCCGGAGCGCAAGAAGCGGCTGCCGTTCCTGCCGCGCCTCATCGGGCTGGTCTGCGGCCGGGGCTCCGCGGCCGAGCGGGACGTGCTGGAGAACGCGCGGCGCCGCTGGCCGGCCGTACGGTTTCGGGTCATGCCGGTCGCGGTGCAGGGCGTACACGCGGTACCACAGGTCATCCAGGCCGTCCAGGAGCTGGACCGTGACCCGGACGTGGACGTGATCATCATCGCCCGGGGCGGCGGTTCGGTCGAGGACCTGCTGCCGTTCTCCGACGAGTCCCTGGTACGGACCGTGGCCCGCTGTGTCACGCCGGTCGTGAGCGCGATCGGGCACGAGCAGGACTCCCCCATCCTCGACTTGGTGGCCGACCTGCGTGCCTCCACCCCGACCGACGCCGCCAAGAAGGTGGTCCCGGACGTGCGCGAGGAGGGCATGCGCATCGAGCAACTGCGCCAGCGGGCCTACCGGTGCGTGCTGCACCTGCTGGACCGCGAGCAGTCTGGGCTCGACATGCTGCGCCACCGGCCGGTCCTGGCCCACCCGCACCGGGAGATGATCGCGCGGCGCGAGGCCGAGATCGAGGACCTGCGGATGCGGCTGCGCCGCTGCCTGTCGCACCGGCTCGACCAGGCGTACACGGACCTGGAGCACGCCCGGGCCCGGGTGCTCGCGCTGTCCCCGGCCGCCACGCTGCGGCGAGGATACGCGATCGTGCAGCGGGTCGACGGCCTCGTCGTCCGGTCGGCCGAGGATGTCGCGCTCGGGGAGGAGATCCAGGTGCGCCTCGCCGCCGGCCGCCTGACCGCCGAGGTGACCAAGCAGGAGCCCGCTTCCGATCCGGGCGCGGCCGCGGTGTCAACCGAGCGTCGGCGGTGA
- a CDS encoding DUF1707 SHOCT-like domain-containing protein → MQPGLDPREMRASDKDRDRVADILREAFAEGRLTPEEHAERLDAVYRAKTLGELEPLVRDLPVAPGVAPQVVAPTAARPQHTPATQPPPPLVAIFSNSKVEGRWRLPDAVNAVSVFSEMKIDLRQCEFATPEVDLTANAIFGALELRLPRGVVVRSYGVPLFGEYKVEQDAAEESGAVVVNVRGVALFGSVKIVR, encoded by the coding sequence GTGCAACCTGGACTCGACCCGCGCGAGATGCGGGCCAGCGACAAGGACCGGGATCGCGTCGCCGACATCCTGCGCGAGGCGTTCGCCGAGGGGCGGCTCACGCCGGAGGAGCACGCCGAACGGCTGGACGCCGTCTACCGGGCGAAGACCCTCGGGGAGCTGGAGCCGCTGGTCCGCGACCTGCCGGTGGCGCCCGGCGTCGCCCCCCAGGTCGTAGCGCCGACCGCCGCCCGGCCGCAGCACACGCCGGCCACCCAACCGCCCCCGCCCCTGGTGGCGATCTTCAGCAACAGCAAGGTCGAAGGCCGCTGGCGGTTGCCGGACGCCGTCAACGCCGTCTCGGTGTTCAGCGAGATGAAGATCGACCTGCGGCAATGCGAGTTCGCCACGCCCGAGGTCGACCTGACCGCGAACGCGATCTTCGGCGCGCTCGAGCTGCGCCTCCCGCGGGGCGTCGTCGTGCGCTCGTACGGGGTGCCGCTCTTCGGCGAGTACAAGGTGGAGCAGGACGCGGCCGAGGAGAGCGGCGCGGTCGTGGTGAACGTGCGCGGCGTGGCCCTCTTCGGCAGCGTCAAGATCGTCCGCTGA
- a CDS encoding SUKH-3 domain-containing protein has product MSERFSPEVAQVLRDHGWFEGRRVAEPTSQAVQIVCGYVGRAGERHQPFPAVVEALNEFGGLYVTQDGAGRDLARRPFAIDPTMAAATPETLADFGRVIGARLFPLGIEGDYQAILAMDEHGRVFSLDHAGEWHLGDSVEEALTTLVTGRQPARVRDDGTW; this is encoded by the coding sequence ATGAGCGAGCGATTCAGCCCTGAGGTCGCACAGGTGCTCCGCGACCACGGCTGGTTCGAGGGCCGCCGCGTGGCGGAGCCGACCAGCCAGGCCGTTCAGATCGTCTGCGGGTACGTCGGCCGGGCCGGGGAGCGGCACCAGCCGTTCCCGGCGGTGGTGGAGGCCCTCAACGAGTTCGGCGGCCTGTACGTGACGCAGGACGGGGCCGGCAGGGACCTGGCGCGTCGTCCCTTCGCCATCGACCCGACGATGGCGGCGGCGACGCCGGAGACGCTGGCCGACTTCGGCCGGGTGATCGGCGCGCGGCTGTTCCCGCTCGGGATCGAGGGCGACTACCAGGCGATCCTGGCCATGGACGAGCACGGCCGGGTGTTCTCACTTGACCACGCGGGGGAGTGGCACCTTGGCGACTCGGTGGAGGAGGCCCTGACCACCCTCGTCACCGGCCGGCAGCCGGCGCGGGTCCGCGACGACGGCACCTGGTGA
- a CDS encoding ABC transporter permease, whose product MNGAGTARLRFFEPAAFAGVWKRETTLFKRYWRSTTFSSIVEPTIYLLAFGFGFGALISQVAGFRYIEFLGTGIVATAVLFSSVFAGMFNTFVRRVYQHTYEAILAAPVDVHELVTAEAAWTATKAGVYGCAPMLVAVAFGLDLSWGMLLVPLIGFLTGLGFTLFGMWVSAIVPAIDSFSYVNSAVLTPLFLVAGTFFPIDQLPSWAQGLAQLNPLYHCVELVRDAVFGLRPLTDLYHAGALAVFALLMWVLAVRYLHRRLID is encoded by the coding sequence ATGAACGGTGCGGGAACGGCCCGGTTGCGCTTCTTCGAGCCGGCCGCGTTCGCCGGCGTGTGGAAGCGGGAGACCACGCTGTTCAAGCGCTACTGGCGCTCGACCACGTTCTCCTCGATCGTCGAGCCGACCATCTACCTGCTGGCGTTCGGGTTCGGGTTCGGCGCGCTGATCTCCCAGGTCGCCGGGTTCCGCTACATCGAGTTCCTGGGCACCGGGATCGTGGCCACGGCGGTCCTGTTCAGCAGCGTCTTCGCCGGGATGTTCAACACGTTCGTGCGCCGGGTGTACCAGCACACCTACGAGGCGATCCTCGCCGCGCCGGTCGACGTGCACGAGCTGGTCACGGCCGAGGCGGCCTGGACCGCGACCAAGGCCGGCGTGTACGGCTGCGCGCCCATGCTGGTGGCGGTCGCGTTCGGGCTGGACCTGTCGTGGGGGATGCTGCTCGTGCCGCTGATCGGGTTCCTGACCGGCCTGGGGTTCACGCTGTTCGGCATGTGGGTGTCGGCGATCGTGCCGGCGATCGACTCGTTCAGCTATGTCAACTCGGCGGTGCTGACCCCGCTGTTCCTGGTCGCGGGCACGTTCTTCCCGATCGACCAGTTGCCCTCCTGGGCGCAGGGGCTGGCGCAACTCAACCCGCTGTACCACTGTGTGGAGCTGGTCCGGGACGCGGTGTTCGGGCTCCGCCCGCTCACCGACCTGTACCACGCGGGTGCGCTCGCCGTGTTCGCCCTGCTCATGTGGGTGCTCGCGGTCCGGTACCTGCACCGGCGGCTGATCGACTAG
- a CDS encoding Arc family DNA-binding protein codes for MSTEKRISLRLPAELHERLVARATADRRSLNSEIVYLLEVALDSPVVDDDSPGGESASPDPLRGKPDSSPA; via the coding sequence ATGAGCACTGAGAAGCGGATCTCTCTTCGGCTGCCCGCAGAACTACACGAACGCCTGGTCGCACGGGCCACGGCAGACCGGAGGTCCCTCAACTCTGAGATCGTCTACCTGTTGGAGGTCGCGCTCGATAGCCCTGTGGTGGACGACGATTCGCCTGGCGGCGAATCGGCTTCTCCTGACCCGCTACGCGGGAAGCCGGATTCCTCCCCGGCCTGA